The Pelobates fuscus isolate aPelFus1 chromosome 2, aPelFus1.pri, whole genome shotgun sequence genome has a segment encoding these proteins:
- the IRS1 gene encoding insulin receptor substrate 1 → MASPTDLYPQENFSDVRKVGYLRKPKTMHKRFFVLRAASDSGLARLEYYENEKKWRHKSGAPKRSIPLENCLNINKRADSKNKHLVALYTKDECFAIAADCEQEQEGWYQALVDLHNRGKTHSHHNNHDGAATGVDGVNGEDVYGEMTPPGLAFKEVWQVIMKPKGLGQIKNVVGTYRLCLTSRTISLVKLNSDAAAVVLQLMNIRRCGHSENFFFIEVGRSAVTGSGEFWMQVDDSVVAQNMHETILEAMKALSEDFRPRSKSQSSSNCSNPISVPLRRHHLNHPPPSQVGLNRRARTESVTATSPAGGTAKHGTSSSFRVRASSDGEGTMSRPASMDGSPASPSANRAQSHRHRGSARLHPPLNHSRSIPTPAAHCSPSATSPVSLSSSSTSGHGSTSDCLFPRRSSASVSGSPSDGGFISSDEYGSSPCDFRSSFRSVTPDSLGHTPPAQEEDLSNYICMGKPSSQIQKGLQQRYHSSRGEEHHDLDKVFRKRTHSSGTSPPTVSHQKTPSQSSIEEYTEMMPSYPLRLSSFRHSAFVPTYSYPEECLDLHLEANRINHTDDGYMPMSPGVAPVPPKSNDYMPMSPKSVSAPQQIINPRRHSQVDSNGYMMMSPSGSCSPDTANYCKIWTNGTNPKLSMESNDGKLPCSDYINMSPASGSTTSTPPDCYLNTVEEPPKPVYSYFSLPRSFKHAHRKNENSHLRVSANAGHHLYAEDSSSSSTSSDSLGGQDSQQTRKGETCLPGKRLTRPTRLSLETSKASTLPRAREPVLPPEPKSPGEYVNIEFSDKAFSGGSLSSMCSLPYVQSRVVPQRENLSEYMNMDLGVWRAKTAYASCASTYKPTCKPANSLCSPDICSSSRPPVRAKLVARDSMSMQNGTLCSDYSQMTPSRITARATSSSSKSNYAEMSIGGVPEDSSAVLSTPNTNLSETLHSSLLGQGSGPSAFTRVSLSPSRNQSAKVIRAGDSQGRRRHSSETFSSTPTTSRMSAGPVSGEDVKRHSSASFENVWLRPGDTARRESLQHSDHLHNGLNYIDLDLAKDLSVLEHCNSHQTGASHPSDDLSAYASITFHKLDEHRSQAETEE, encoded by the coding sequence ATGGCTAGCCCAACAGACCTTTATCCTCAGGAAAACTTCTCCGATGTTAGGAAGGTGGGCTACCTTAGGAAGCCCAAGACTATGCACAAAAGATTTTTCGTGCTCAGGGCTGCCAGTGATTCGGGTTTAGCCAGACTGGAGTACTATGAGAATGAGAAAAAGTGGAGGCATAAGTCTGGGGCCCCAAAGAGGTCCATTCCCCTGGAGAACTGCCTTAATATCAACAAGAGGGCGGATTCTAAGAATAAGCATTTGGTGGCTTTGTATACAAAAGAtgagtgttttgcaattgctGCTGATTGTGAACAAGAACAGGAAGGATGGTACCAGGCTCTGGTGGACCTTCATAATCGTGGTAAAACACACAGTCACCACAATAACCATGATGGAGCTGCTACTGGGGTAGATGGAGTCAACGGGGAAGATGTTTATGGAGAAATGACTCCACCAGGCCTGGCCTTCAAAGAAGTATGGCAAGTGATAATGAAACCCAAAGGATTGgggcaaataaaaaatgttgttgGAACGTACCGCCTGTGCCTGACCAGCCGCACTATTAGTTTGGTGAAGCTGAACTCTGATGCAGCAGCTGTAGTTCTGCAGCTCATGAATATTCGGAGATGTGGCCATTCAGAGAATTTCTTCTTCATTGAGGTTGGTCGTTCTGCAGTAACAGGATCTGGTGAATTCTGGATGCAAGTCGACGATTCCGTTGTCGCACAGAACATGCATGAGACAATCTTAGAGGCTATGAAAGCACTGAGCGAGGATTTTAGACCTCGCAGTAAAAGCCAGTCTTCATCCAACTGCTCCAACCCCATATCTGTTCCCCTTAGGAGACATCACCTTAACCACCCACCACCCAGCCAAGTAGGGCTTAACCGGAGAGCACGCACAGAGAGTGTTACAGCCACGTCTCCAGCAGGGGGTACGGCTAAACATGGAACATCGTCCTCATTCAGGGTTCGGGCATCCAGTGATGGTGAGGGTACTATGTCAAGACCAGCTTCAATGGATGGTAGTCCTGCAAGCCCTAGTGCCAATAGAGCTCAGTCACATAGACATAGAGGAAGTGCTCGTCTACATCCACCACTTAACCATAGCCGGTCTATCCCTACTCCGGCAGCTCACTGCTCTCCATCAGCTACTAGTCCTGTCAGCCTATCATCGAGCAGTACCAGTGGGCATGGCTCTACCTCTGATTGTTTGTTTCCACGAAGATCTAGTGCCTCAGTTTCTGGTTCGCCAAGTGATGGCGGATTCATTTCATCGGATGAATATGGTTCGAGCCCTTGTGATTTCAGAAGTTCTTTCCGCAGTGTGACTCCAGATTCTCTAGGGCACACACCACCAGCCCAAGAAGAAGATTTGAGTAACTACATCTGCATGGGAAAACCAAGCAGTCAAATTCAAAAAGGCCTTCAACAAAGGTACCACTCAAGTCGGGGAGAAGAACACCATGACTTGGACAAGGTTTTCAGAAAGCGGACCCATTCTTCAGGAACATCCCCACCAACTGTATCACATCAGAAGACCCCGTCACAATCCTCTATTGAAGAATACACTGAGATGATGCCTTCTTATCCTCTCCGTCTGTCGTCTTTCAGACACTCTGCTTTTGTGCCCACATACTCTTATCCAGAAGAGTGCCTGGATCTCCACCTTGAGGCTAACAGAATTAATCACACGGATGATGGATACATGCCAATGTCACCTGGTGTTGCCCCTGTGCCTCCCAAAAGTAATGACTATATGCCTATGAGTCCCAAAAGTGTGTCTGCCCCACAGCAGATTATTAATCCCAGAAGACATTCTCAGGTGGACTCAAATGGCTACATGATGATGTCCCCGAGCGGTAGCTGCTCACCCGATACTGCAAATTACTGCAAGATCTGGACCAATGGTACAAATCCTAAGTTGTCAATGGAAAGTAATGATGGCAAATTGCCTTGCAGTGACTACATTAACATGTCCCCAGCTAGTGGCTCCACTACAAGCACCCCTCCAGATTGCTACCTGAATACTGTTGAAGAGCCCCCCAAACCAGTTTATTCTTATTTCTCTCTACCCAGGTCCTTCAAGCATGCTCACAGGAAGAATGAAAATAGCCATTTGCGTGTGTCTGCCAATGCTGGACATCATCTGTATGCGGAGGActcctcttcttcttccactAGCAGTGATAGCTTGGGAGGTCAAGACTCACAGCAAACACGGAAGGGTGAGACATGTCTCCCAGGCAAGCGATTAACAAGGCCCACGCGACTTTCTTTGGAAACCAGCAAAGCTAGCACTCTCCCCAGGGCAAGGGAACCTGTCTTGCCTCCTGAGCCCAAGAGCCCTGGAGAATATGTCAATATAGAATTCAGTGACAAAGCCTTCTCTGGGGGTTCATTGTCTTCCATGTGCTCCCTGCCATATGTGCAGAGTAGAGTGGTACCACAGAGGGAGAACCTGTCTGAGTACATGAACATGGATCTTGGAGTGTGGAGGGCCAAAACAGCCTATGCGTCATGTGCATCAACCTATAAACCTACATGTAAGCCTGCTAACTCACTGTGCTCTCCTGATATATGCAGTAGCAGCCGTCCACCTGTCCGAGCAAAGTTGGTTGCCCGGGACTCAATGAGCATGCAAAATGGTACACTTTGTTCAGATTATAGCCAAATGACACCTTCCAGGATCACAGCCAGGGCCACCTCTTCTTCTAGTAAAAGTAATTATGCAGAAATGTCTATTGGCGGGGTCCCTGAAGATAGCTCTGCTGTGCTCTCAACTCCCAACACAAATTTGTCTGAAACTCTTCATTCTTCTCTATTGGGCCAGGGATCTGGCCCGAGCGCCTTCACCAGGGTGAGCTTAAGTCCTAGCCGTAACCAGAGTGCCAAAGTTATTCGGGCTGGTGATTCACAAGGCAGGAGGCGGCATAGCTCGGAAACCTTTTCATCTACCCCTACCACCTCCAGAATGAGTGCTGGCCCAGTTTCTGGGGAGGATGTTAAAAGACATAGCTCTGCTTCCTTTGAAAATGTATGGCTCAGACCTGGAGACACTGCCAGGAGGGAATCTCTTCAGCATTCAGACCACCTCCATAATGGCCTCAATTATATTGATCTGGATCTGGCCAAGGATCTGAGTGTCCTGGAGCATTGCAACTCCCATCAGACAGGGGCAAGCCACCCCTCAGATGACCTAAGCGCCTATGCCAGCATCACGTTTCACAAGCTGGATGAACACCGGAGCCAGGCAGAAACTGAAG